The nucleotide sequence CTTTCTccactaaaattaaaattcatgatCGTGGACGCAAGGCTTCAAAATTCAGCCCATGAGCCACCTGACCAGCACAAGCAACCCACGGGTTGATCGAAACGGGCCTGTgattttggtggtggtggtggttagatgatgatggtgatgggcCAGCCACACGCTCGCACGAAGGACACATGATGAGTGTAGTTGGTGGAGTTATCTGGCCGTAGAACTGTGGAGACAGCTTGAGAGTTCGAAGCTCCATTGCCTCTTTCTGAAGTCTCCGATTCTCTTCCGTTAGCTTCTCTACGCACCGTTTCAAGTACTCGCAGTCTACCTCCGTTTGCTTTAACTTGGTTCTGTAAAAATCAAAACCGGACTTCTTTGTAAATAAATCTCCTACATAGGGGTATAAACGTAATCTACGACTACAGGTTCAGACAAGAAAATCTCACCTTGCTCTTCTGTTCTGGAACCACACTTCCACTTGTCTTGCCGTCAAGTTCAGCTTCTTGGCCAAAGCTAGCTTCTGTTTCTgcaaaaattacaataataacCTTGTCAATTTCACAGTAATTTACGATAATACCacttatttcagattttttatttttttctacacaCTTACGGGATTGAGAGTGTTGTGTTCTTTGAAAGTCTCTTCGAGAAAAGCAGACTGATCTTTTGATAACCTGAGCTTCTTCCTCGACGTTTCTCCGCCGTCATCATCTTCGTCGGAGGTTCCACGCGAATACCCTCGATCCGGAGTGATCTCGTCGTGGTCGTCGCTGGCGCCGGAGATAccttctctctcactcctcttcCCGCTTATGGTGCTCGAGATCGTGCTGTTTGGAGACGAGACTCCTGTTTCTTCCTCGCAGTTCGCAGTCGATGGGAAACTATTCACGTCTATCTTGCGAAGATCTGTAAAAGGAGCAATTTAAGTTTTAGGTTTGAGATCTATCGGAGAACAAGAAGatctgttctgtttctttgacaaaaaaaaaaaacagagaagatctGAGATTTATACCTGATGTATGATCAAATGTTTGGTTCCATGGAAATCTCTGGAGATTGTTTGATAATGAAGCGTTATGATTCAGATTCAGCTGAAGAGGATTGTGATTCTGTGAAGACCCTAAGCTTAGGCTTAAACCGAGATCTTCTTTTCCCATCATCATCCTCAAGGAACTCAacagtttgaagaagaagaaaggtttgatctttttttttttttgagttagagaaagaaaatagcCAGAAAGATGATACAGATGGGTTGTTTCGACTTGAAGTAAATGATCAATAGAACCCTTTGTTGTGGGAGAAAGGAGAGAGATGTGAggtattgaagaagaagagagaggggGATTAATATAGTACTTTGAATGATGAGATTTTGTCAGGTGGCTCATTACAATCCAtcattattgtttctttgtttttttgggttttctattACTTTTATCTTCCAACTTGTGTGTCCCCCCTTTCGCCTTTGCcatgtctttctttttgtaCTTTCTCAATAATCAATGTAATCAATATTCATGTTTtcttaagaacaaaaaagggggcacattttaattttttttcttacaagaaaGAANTCCTCGACGTTTCTCCGCCGTCATCATCTTCGTCGGAGGTTCCACGCGAATACCCTCGATCCGGAGTGATCTCGTCGTGGTCGTCGCTGGCGCCGGAGATAccttctctctcactcctcttcCCGCTTATGGTGCTCGAGATCGTGCTGTTTGGAGACGAGACTCCTGTTTCTTCCTCGCAGTTCGCAGTCGATGGGAAACTATTCACGTCTATCTTGCGAAGATCTGTAAAAGGAGCAATTTAAGTTTTAGGTTTGAGATCTATCGGAGAACAAGAAGatctgttctgtttctttgacaaaaaaaaaaaacagagaagatctGAGATTTATACCTGATGTATGATCAAATGTTTGGTTCCATGGAAATCTCTGGAGATTGTTTGATAATGAAGCGTTATGATTCAGATTCAGCTGAAGAGGATTGTGATTCTGTGAAGACCCTAAGCTTAGGCTTAAACCGAGATCTTCTTTTCCCATCATCATCCTCAAGGAACTCAacagtttgaagaagaagaaaggtttgatctttttttttttttgagttagagaaagaaaatagcCAGAAAGATGATACAGATGGGTTGTTTCGACTTGAAGTAAATGATCAATAGAACCCTTTGTTGTGGGAGAAAGGAGAGAGATGTGAggtattgaagaagaagagagaggggGATTAATATAGTACTTTGAATGATGAGATTTTGTCAGGTGGCTCATTACAATCCAtcattattgtttctttgtttttttgggttttctattACTTTTATCTTCCAACTTGTGTGTCCCCCCTTTCGCCTTTGCcatgtctttctttttgtaCTTTCTCAATAATCAATGTAATCAATATTCATGTTTtcttaagaacaaaaaagggggcacattttaattttttttcttacaagaaagaaagaacccATGTATAATAGTATAAGATGGTCAAATCTGCTTTCAAAGTGTACATATGTATATGTGTTTGTGTCTGAAGATTTAAAGCCAATGTCATTAATTAAAACCAATACAAATGTCCGGTCACTATGAGAAAAGTAATCTCCGATTTAAGTGAATGTTTTTGTATACGGATAATGCGTGTTTGCACcttgtgttatttttttatgattcatcaTTTATATCGTGTATATTtagtactccctctgtttcacaaagagtgtcattctgacacatttcacacaaattaagaaaaatttgaattatacatatttgctcctatttaataagtgattaataatctaaattcaatgaaaatagcTTTGGGTTTaagggtaaaaaagaaaatttagcattaaaacactcattgaaaatgtaaaatgacattctttgtgaaacaacaaattttctccagaatgacactctttattaAACGAAGGGAGTATTTCAAAgttgataaatattaaaatttgtactTCGTTTTGTCTTCTTTATCAAGTACGTCATATAATAATCATCAAAACTTCATGTATAATGCAAtatgtcaagaaaaaaaagtatagaaaatAGTATCTCCAATGGTGTATGTAGCCAATTATTTATCacctatttttatttaaaaaaaaaaatctatatatatagttcagagaaaaaggaaaatagtatTTGAGGTTGGATATAATGGAATATTGACTAATTCGAGTGGTTGGTACAAAACACAATCCAAAAGAATCTGAACTTGTTCAAAGTTGTGGACCAACCAACGGTTATGAACCAATGATATACGTGTGAAGATGAATATTTGCCAAGatataatatcatcatcatcatcatcatggttTCTACTTTCATCAACAATGACATTTTTAAAgctattacttttattttgattccgtcagtaaaacctttaaaaatgtGTATCTGCTTTTGcctttaagaaaataaaatttttttgcatttaataaGTTTGAGCAGCAATATTGGTCAAGACGAGTGTATTTTGATAAGTATAACCACTTTGCGTACAGTAACATGGAGGGGCATGGAGATTGGAGCATGTGGGTCATCCCCGCGTGACCGTGCGTGTTGTGTTGTTTCCTCACTCGCCTGCTCCTTATCATGCATGTGTAACCATCCATCCGCCTCAATCAGTGCTTAACTTGTTActagtataatttatttgatgCCTTTAACTGCCTACTACTTTTATCATCAGTagttagagtataaatattgtgagATCAGTTTAAAGGGAGATCAGTTTAGGatgttcttagagtataaatattgtgaaaataatgtaagatcagtagttaagaacttttgttaaaaagttagttattgggagaacatgtttaagatttttatatttaataatataatattcttatagaaattttaaaatgtttaataaatacatagattaatgtttaataaaaaaatttaagaatgtttaatactatttaataatataatgtttattaatattctaaaacatattacaattataaaattttataaaataacattttaattgcaaacttataaaacttttactaaaattcaaaatacaatgttatatttttatgacacaaaaaaaaaaacattgtaaataaaatttaaaaaaaaaacaaacaaacatattacttaattaactaaataagacaaacattttatttaattaatacatagattaatgtccaaatttattccatatattctcaaccaaTCCGAAAGAGACACGTCACACAAGATCAGACCCAAGAATAGTTCTAGAATAAGATCAATGAGCCTGATCTTAAGTCcactattcaattattttcatttttaaaaggCTTAAGAACATCCCATCTGATATACCTATAAACATGGCCTAAtaatattctctttcttttcaacttATTGTTTAGGAAGGCTAACTTGTGTTTTTATGAACAGTTGTTTTACAATGATTGAAGCATGTAATTCCAATAATCATAATCCGAAGCAGGATTGGTTGTATTAGACTATTAGTGTCATCGCATAATCATAATCTGAGCTATAATGTTGTAGAGTAtgcaaaaataagattatttttctATAGAAACAgtgaaaataagattaaaaactGTTATATTGCAAACCTCAATCAaatcattttagttttagaaGAACAATACAATAtgaaaaaattgtattgtaCAATACaatatgaaaaattgaaaacaacaactacaaaaacGGAATGAAGACAACTTTAAAACGTACTTgaacaataaaatgaaaaacaacaaatagAATAGAAGAACTGCATAAATAtagattatttatttgttaatctATTTGTTAATcaacaaacatcaaattatAAAAGCCGTTTTGTAGACGCTCCCATAAGCTTAGAAAGTGAAAGACGTGTATCTCAAGCGCTGACATAGAGAGTGGAAGAGATACGGCAATGGGGGGCGACAATTATTGAGAGCAAAAAGATGGTTTTCGTGGTGAGAGATGATTATGAGAGTGGGTCCCAACGCTTTACATAAGATCCGACAAGATGTCGGAGTTGTGTTTCAGTGTGATCTGTCTGTCCCACGTGTTCACTTTCACTCGATCCACACGCACTAACTAAGTGCGTCACCTCCACTCGCGCgcatgttttcttttaaatctttttaatcatttccTCTCGGTGAAAAAGAAGTCCGCAAAGCATGATGAGCAGTAATCATACGAACAAATTACATCAAAAAGTGTTATAggaaccaaaataaataatctacTTTAAATTTAAGATAACTATTGAATATGTCTATCAATAAGATGAACTCGTCCAACAGATTTAAGAAGACATGCCATTCAATAGAGTACCGCACCATCTTGATCAACATCAACTCATAACAATTTGTCTCCTAGTTCAGCCAAACATTTCTTAACCGAGAACATATATTCATCAGAGCCAGCCTAAATGAGAACTTTTATCTTCTGTTTATAATGATGAATGACTCGACTCTTCCTTTGGCATTTAGCCCCTTTTCGCTACTGCCACACTTAGTTTGGTCTCGTTTAAATCGTAGATAGCAAATTGGGCATATCACTTTTTCCTAATTTTCTCACTAGCTAGGGCCTCCTCTATAGGCTAGATTGGCAAAGGTAGTAGTGGAGAAGGATATGAGCATCCTTTCGTGCCTTCGAGATGGATACTCTTATCTTAGTTTCCCAATTTACATGATGATAAGTGAATAATTGAATTGAATACACCATTCCATCCGATTAAGTTTTAGTTTTCTTCCGAAGACAAATATTACTATTTCAAATAAAGCTGTAATAGGCCTACATCACAGATCCAAATCCAAAGTTGagtcacaaaataaaacaaaatcatatgcaaagaaatattttaaaagataaatgtAGACAAAgtacataattaaatatatatgttgtaatcATTTTATATGTTTCGAAATTGCGTAGGACTAATAATTATGGTTTTCCTTAATCATATGTTTCATACATGTGTATATTAGCTTTGATTGTTCTTTCCAGCATTGGCTGTAGAACGAGGTCATCATTGGTGATATTTAAAATactcttatttttcttccttaacctaactaaaaaccaataatttcgtaaacaaatatatttgtctaATTGTCCTCTCACATGTACTCGATCTGTTAACTGGAACATTTGATATAAGAAACATGCATGATTATGATCAACCCATAAGGCAACTTATTCTTATTATTCTAAGGAAAAGCTCGGAATTTGAGGTTTGCACCACATGATTGTTGGATTCTTCTTacaagtaaatttttaaatataaactgaGCTTTAATTATTAGGATACCTaaatatcaacaaaagaaatgcGAAGGTGACAGTTTTGATAATTTTCGACGTTATATTTGAGgcatattgtttacttatttattaCTTAATGGTGATATGATCATTGAGATTCCCATGCCAAAAATAAAGATAGGGATTATAATTTCttcaatgattttgttttaaaagtcaTAATTTCATCAAtgattataagaagaaaaaaaatgagaatggAATTGGAGAATCTTCTTGAGAGAAAGCTTCGAAATtggaatagaaaaaaaaaatgggaaaggTGTTGGGGTTACCATGTGGAATTGACGTGGCGCACATATTCCTATGCGAGCCTAAACCACCCATTACAGCTAAGCACACGTGTGTGTGACACCCACACGTGCATATCTCAGTCAACGGTCAAACATCCGTCTCTTTTTTTCTACTCAAGAATGAACATgaaatcttttgttttaataatttaatcaaCGTAATGTACAGTATGAGATTATTTTACACATACAACAATTTGAGTCGTTTGAAAGTTTCAAGCAAACAACACGActaagaaaatttaattacccatgtagaaataatttaattacttagcttttctatttattttttgtgcACCATCAATTACTTAGAAAAGTTTAATTTTCTTGGATAGTAATCAGCCTGCTGTATACTGACAATAATACAATGATCCTGAAGAAAATGTTAAgctgccaaaagaaaaaattttaatcttttttttttcaacaaaaaattttaatcttgaaaatacaaaattggataatattacaaaattatattatgctTTTCTTGGCTGATGCAATTTTGAATATAttgcatcaacaaaaacatcattGTTTTTGGGATAGTACAAGAAGAGCCACCTGTAGGATTACAAAaagatctcttctctttctgTCCCGACTATCGAGACCCCTCATCACACCACTTTCTCCGGCGCCGGCAAAGCCTTTGCTTACCGGCATCGGGACTCTTGTCTCTCAACTGTTCTCTGTTCCACAAAGCCCTTTGTTTCAACTTGTTTCTGGCCTTTACCTCAATCACTTCGTTCCACTACATATGCATCTATGTTCGACGACGGCTTATTTTCATCAACGAGAGGAGAGAGGTGCTTTCCGACGAAACCTATCTCGCTCCAATCTCGACCCATCCTTTCTCCATCGAACCTGAAACCAAGAGAACCCTCCTTAACCAGATGTGCTCCAACTTCCGATTTTGACGCAGATCTATCCGCTTTGCTCAGATCTAAATAAATTGGTTCTCTCTTGGTCTTTATTGAAGCCTCTCCTCTCTGGTTCTCGTCATTGGCTCTGGTCTCCATCCCCCTCACTACGCTTCAACCAGACCTCTCCAGACTCTTTTGTGAGCTCTCGGAACGCTTCTTGTCCAAGGGGTTCCGACCGATGCCTGCTATGATGACGACAAAGTTGAGGGCTGACGGCGGCGCAAACCTAGGTGCTCCCCGTTTGACCTACCCCCCNNNNNNNNNNNNNNNNNNNNNNNNNNNNNNNNNNNNNNNNNNNNNNNNNNNNNNNNNNNNNNNNNNNNNNNNNNNNNNNNNNNNNNNNNNNNNNNNNNNNNNNNNNNNNNNNNNNNNNNNNNNNNNNNNNNNNNNNNNNNNNNNNNNNNNNNNNNNNNNNNNNNNNNNNNNNNNNNNNNNNNNNNNNNNNNNNNNNNNNNNNNNNNNNNNNNNNNNNNNNNNNNNNNNNNNNNNNNNNNNNNNNNNNNNNNNNNNNNNNNNNNNNNNNNNNNNNNNNNNNNNNNNNNNNNNNNNNNNNNNNNNNNNNNNNNNNNNNNNNNNNNNNNNNNNNNNNNNNNNNNNNNNNNNNNNNNNNNNNNNNNNNNNNNNNNNNNNNNNNNNNNNNNNNNNNNNNNNNNNNNNNNNNNNNNNNNNNNNNNNNNNNNNNCCCGCCCCCCCCTCACCAGTTGGATTTAGGCCCACTTATAATCCCATTGAAGCCCATTTTTAAAAGGTGTGATACAAAATCACTTCTCCTAAAGCCCAAGTTTGCTCCATCAGTTCCTTATTTGTATTCCTTCGTTAGCTTCTCTTTGTACCGAGTCATGTTTCTActtgtccgaagactgcaacTAGAACATGATCGCTCAATGTCGCTATGTTGGTACAAAAGTTATATGAGAACCTTGCCTTTAGATTCACCTAGGGTTGTAATTCATGGTTGGATTAGCTTGAAAAACAACAGCAGTATGACCCCATTTCATAGAAGTTGGGGTTACCGAAACTCTTTCAAGTGCCCTGCTTCATCTCACCTATTCCCTGAACCCAATCAAGAGCTATTTTGCATCTCTATGGACGTACCGTTTATCTCTGCTTGGTCAAAACGAGGTTTCCTCGGTAGCAGAACATTGGTGTCTCCAAAGTTGCTTGTTAGACTTGTTTGTCGAGGTCAGTTTTTCAACCCTGTCTGGACGCGGTGTAGCCATAGTTATGCCTCTGATCCGACAGCTTGCTTGAACCCTATCCTTAAACCCTTTGATCCCCTGTTTCTTCTACCGCCACTAGATCGAAAGCTTGGGTATGTTGACTTTTTCCAGGACCAAACTgattacaagctttgtgtggaattcatttacctccattgccatgtgagggatgacccacctgctttgttacggCTTGTCATCCATCAAATGTGATTCccgatttcatcttcttcaatcgccATAAGCACTTGGCAACCATCTCACCCCTTAGCCTCCTCCATGGAGAACACTCTTTAAAGCTCCTATGCGTTTATCGTACGAGCGAAGTATGACCACTTGTTGGTCAGGGATTTCCTGAAGCTTGTCTTCAAACTTGAATCCTACAAGACATCAAAAGATCTTCCATCCTTTGCAGGCTCTTCAAGGTTGTGCATCTTTTTGGAAGACTCATGTAGTCTCTATCTTTTCATTTCTTGTAACCCTTTGCTTCTAAGTTGTAAGAACATCCCTCTTTTGAGGTTTTAAGTCTAATGAAAGttgttttgtccaaaaaagtaaaaaaaaaaaaacaagaagagccACCTCTATAAAATTCAAACCACAATCTCACTCGTATTCTATACAATCAAGGCATCAACCAAAGTCCAAATTATTACATCTTGTGATTTAGGATCAACATCTTGTCCAAATACATGGAGAGGTTTCTTATAATACAAGCAACATCCTTCTCTAAACCCACCAAGGCTTTTTCTCCATCAAGTCCTTTGAGAAAACATAACGGAACCTTGAACTGTATGCTAACCATTCAACGACCTGAGACgatttcttgttgtttggtttacCTTGTACGCATTTTTGTATCGATTCCCCAAGCTTTTCGTCTGCATTATCTATTAACCATCTCATCAAATCATCAGAGCTCAGTAAAGCTTCCTTTGTAAACCTCTCTATAATCTTAGGTAACAACACTTTCTTCTGCATCTTTACAATCACGTTTGCTCCAAGAAACTCTCTTTTAGATGCTTCTAATTCCTCTTTAACGTTTG is from Camelina sativa cultivar DH55 chromosome 20, Cs, whole genome shotgun sequence and encodes:
- the LOC104772023 gene encoding homeobox-leucine zipper protein HAT2, producing the protein MSHLTKSHHSKYYINPPLSSSSIPHISLLSPTTKGSIDHLLQVETTHLYHLSGYFLSLTQKKKKIKPFFFFKLLSSLRMMMGKEDLGLSLSLGSSQNHNPLQLNLNHNASLSNNLQRFPWNQTFDHTSDLRKIDVNSFPSTANCEEETGVSSPNSTISSTISGKRSEREGISGASDDHDEITPDRGYSRGTSDEDDDGGETSRKKLRLSKDQSAFLEETFKEHNTLNPKQKLALAKKLNLTARQVEVWFQNRRARTKLKQTEVDCEYLKRCVEKLTEENRRLQKEAMELRTLKLSPQFYGQITPPTTLIMCPSCERVAGPSPSSSNHHHHQNHRPVSINPWVACAGQVAHGLNFEALRPRS